A region from the Amycolatopsis camponoti genome encodes:
- a CDS encoding SAM hydrolase/SAM-dependent halogenase family protein, which yields MAYDWISVTTDYGLRDGFVAACHGVIARLAPAVRVLDVTHEVPPQDVRHGAMALAQTVPFLPEAVHVAVVDPGVGTTRLGVVVVTGSGLLVGPDNGLLLPAAHALGGVQAAYELAEPSLRLPVTSATFHGRDVFAPAAAHLALGVAASDFGDPVSALVELPEPFVAAFPGKLVSEVLTVDHFGNVQLAATPADLELSGLSGAVSVHSERVAVTTEIGRTFADVPAGASVLYTDSAGRLAVAVNGGSAAAVLGLGPAQECTITSSPTAT from the coding sequence GCTGGCGCCCGCCGTGCGGGTACTCGACGTCACACACGAGGTGCCGCCCCAGGACGTCCGGCACGGGGCGATGGCGCTGGCCCAGACGGTGCCGTTCCTGCCGGAGGCGGTGCACGTCGCCGTCGTCGACCCGGGCGTCGGCACGACCCGGCTCGGCGTGGTCGTCGTCACCGGGAGCGGGCTGCTGGTCGGGCCGGACAACGGCCTCCTGCTGCCCGCCGCGCACGCACTGGGTGGCGTCCAGGCCGCGTACGAGCTGGCGGAGCCGTCGCTGCGGCTGCCGGTGACCTCGGCGACGTTCCACGGCCGGGACGTCTTCGCGCCCGCGGCCGCGCACCTCGCGCTGGGGGTCGCGGCGTCGGACTTCGGCGACCCGGTGTCCGCCCTGGTCGAGCTGCCGGAGCCGTTCGTGGCGGCGTTCCCCGGGAAGCTGGTGTCGGAGGTGCTGACGGTCGACCACTTCGGCAACGTCCAGCTCGCCGCGACCCCCGCGGACCTGGAGCTGTCGGGGCTGTCCGGCGCGGTTTCCGTGCACAGCGAGCGGGTCGCGGTGACCACCGAGATCGGCCGCACCTTCGCCGACGTGCCGGCGGGCGCGAGCGTGCTCTACACCGACTCCGCCGGACGGCTCGCCGTCGCCGTCAACGGCGGTTCCGCTGCCGCCGTGCTGGGCCTCGGACCGGCCCAGGAGTGCACGATCACCTCGTCGCCGACCGCCACCTGA
- a CDS encoding MOSC domain-containing protein, giving the protein MARIARLMYYPVKGCAGTSVPVAEVGPAGLAHDRVFQVVAPDGDFRSQRRYPILASVRPRVDGGKLEFAAPGVEDLVVDIRRDGPRHPGSTFSWHGTGIHQGEEAARWFSDLLGLPSVLIGVAPDHERVTGGETPGTAAFADGHALLVASESSLDGLNARILERGAEPVPMDRFRPNIIISGWTEPHTEDEVRAMSAGTAKFGYAKQCVRCTVPMVDQDTGEKAGPEPIRTLAGYRRHPDGGVIFGMKAAVLRPGQVAVGDEVIVHSWAGPRPSTAAAEPPLTATASRPAESV; this is encoded by the coding sequence ATGGCGAGGATCGCGCGGCTGATGTACTACCCGGTCAAGGGCTGTGCCGGCACTTCGGTGCCGGTCGCCGAGGTCGGGCCCGCCGGGCTGGCGCACGACCGGGTCTTCCAGGTCGTCGCGCCGGACGGCGACTTCCGCAGCCAGCGTCGCTACCCGATCCTGGCCTCGGTCCGGCCGCGCGTCGACGGCGGCAAGCTCGAATTCGCCGCGCCGGGCGTCGAAGACCTCGTCGTCGACATCCGGCGCGACGGCCCGCGGCACCCGGGCTCGACGTTCTCCTGGCACGGCACCGGTATCCACCAGGGCGAGGAGGCCGCGCGGTGGTTCTCGGACCTGCTCGGCCTGCCGTCGGTCCTGATCGGCGTCGCGCCGGACCACGAGCGCGTCACCGGCGGCGAGACGCCCGGCACGGCCGCGTTCGCCGACGGGCACGCGCTGCTCGTCGCGTCCGAGTCCTCTTTGGACGGCCTGAACGCGCGCATCCTCGAACGCGGCGCCGAACCCGTGCCGATGGACCGCTTCCGCCCCAACATCATCATCTCCGGCTGGACCGAGCCGCACACCGAGGACGAAGTCCGCGCGATGTCCGCCGGCACCGCGAAGTTCGGCTACGCCAAGCAATGCGTGCGCTGCACGGTGCCGATGGTCGACCAGGACACGGGTGAAAAGGCCGGCCCCGAGCCCATTCGCACGCTCGCGGGCTACCGGCGCCACCCGGACGGCGGCGTGATCTTCGGGATGAAGGCCGCGGTGCTGCGCCCGGGTCAGGTGGCGGTCGGCGACGAGGTGATCGTGCACTCCTGGGCCGGTCCGAGGCCCAGCACGGCGGCAGCGGAACCGCCGTTGACGGCGACGGCGAGCCGTCCGGCGGAGTCGGTGTAG
- a CDS encoding amino acid ABC transporter ATP-binding protein yields MTTAVRSSSVELRDIHVSFGTLEVLRGVDLRVESGKTTCVIGPSGSGKSTLLRCVNRLQEPDSGDLLLDGESVIGSDPDVLRQRVGMVFQHFNLFGHRSVLDNIVLPLRSVKKLSKEEASAIARARLADVGLADKAPYRPSALSGGQQQRVAIARALAMEPEVMLFDEATSALDPELVKGVLDLMAGLASRGLTLIVVTHEMGFARSVADEVAFMDAGRIVEQGSPARLFDDPQSPRLRRFLSQVL; encoded by the coding sequence GTGACCACGGCGGTGCGGTCGTCCAGCGTGGAGCTGCGCGACATCCACGTCAGCTTCGGCACGCTCGAAGTCCTGCGCGGGGTGGACCTGCGCGTCGAGAGCGGCAAGACGACCTGCGTGATCGGGCCGTCCGGCTCCGGCAAGTCGACGCTCCTGCGGTGCGTGAACCGCCTGCAGGAACCCGACTCCGGCGACCTCCTGCTCGACGGCGAGTCCGTGATCGGGTCCGACCCGGACGTGCTGCGCCAGCGCGTCGGCATGGTGTTCCAGCACTTCAACCTCTTCGGCCACCGGAGCGTGCTGGACAACATCGTGCTGCCGCTGCGCAGCGTGAAGAAGCTGAGCAAGGAGGAGGCGTCGGCGATCGCCCGCGCGCGCCTCGCCGACGTCGGTCTCGCGGACAAGGCGCCGTACCGGCCGAGCGCGCTCTCGGGCGGTCAGCAGCAGCGCGTCGCCATCGCCAGGGCGCTGGCGATGGAGCCCGAGGTGATGCTCTTCGACGAGGCCACCAGCGCACTCGACCCCGAGCTGGTCAAGGGCGTGCTGGACCTGATGGCGGGCCTGGCTTCGCGGGGACTGACCCTGATCGTCGTCACGCACGAGATGGGCTTCGCGCGCAGCGTCGCCGACGAGGTCGCGTTCATGGACGCGGGCCGCATCGTGGAGCAGGGCTCGCCGGCCCGGCTCTTCGACGACCCGCAGAGCCCCCGGCTGCGGCGGTTCCTGTCCCAGGTCCTGTAA
- a CDS encoding amino acid ABC transporter permease: MDDFVNTFLNWEYISQVLPDLVKTGLLNTLVLSVSSALIGTVFGMLLAVMGLSAKWWLRWPARIYTDVFRGLPAILTILLIGQGLGTLARDVVGTNPYPMGILALSLIAAAYIGEIFRAGIQSVEKGQLEAARALGMGYAKSMLLVIIPQGVRRVLPALVNQFIALVKDSSLVYVLGLLSGQRELFRIGQDLAATTGNLSPLVAAGVFFLVITVPLTHLVNHIDKKLRTGREVRAGEPDDDPVEIGPGGRVSTW, translated from the coding sequence ATGGACGACTTCGTCAACACCTTCCTGAACTGGGAGTACATCTCCCAAGTCCTGCCGGACCTGGTCAAGACCGGCCTGCTGAACACCCTCGTCCTGTCGGTGTCCTCGGCGCTGATCGGCACCGTGTTCGGCATGCTGCTGGCGGTCATGGGCCTGTCGGCCAAGTGGTGGCTGCGCTGGCCCGCGCGGATCTACACCGACGTCTTCCGCGGGCTGCCGGCCATCCTCACGATCCTCCTGATCGGCCAGGGACTCGGCACGCTCGCGCGGGACGTCGTCGGCACGAACCCGTACCCGATGGGCATCCTGGCGCTCTCGCTGATCGCGGCGGCCTACATCGGTGAGATCTTCCGGGCCGGCATCCAGAGCGTCGAGAAAGGACAGCTGGAGGCCGCCCGGGCGCTCGGGATGGGCTACGCGAAGTCGATGCTGCTGGTGATCATCCCGCAGGGGGTCCGGCGGGTGCTGCCCGCGCTGGTGAACCAGTTCATCGCGCTGGTCAAGGACTCCAGCCTCGTCTACGTGCTGGGCCTGCTGTCCGGGCAGCGCGAGCTGTTCCGGATCGGCCAGGACCTCGCGGCGACCACCGGCAACCTGTCGCCGCTGGTGGCCGCCGGGGTGTTCTTCCTGGTGATCACGGTCCCGCTGACGCACCTGGTGAACCACATCGACAAGAAGCTCCGGACCGGCCGCGAGGTGCGCGCCGGCGAGCCGGACGACGACCCGGTGGAGATCGGTCCCGGCGGGAGGGTGAGCACGTGGTGA
- a CDS encoding substrate-binding periplasmic protein, producing the protein MRSTLSKIAAVVTATALTLTLAACGSDGGSATTLRVGTLSDAPPSIYLEKGRFTGYDNELLRDIAKREGFEVEFVGTEFSSLLAGVATGKFDIGSSTISSTEARKKTVAFSNGYNTGFTTIVTAKGANLKDPAAFAGKRLGVVQGSVQDELAGKTAGAQVVRFPDYNAGFAQLKNGTLDGWVVPQDIGQKYLDQNPAVPLELGYTVEDKDTPSAFAVAKNNPDLLKKLNDGLAKAIADGSVARIYAQFYKTTPLSKELQPGGPGLLVKNL; encoded by the coding sequence ATGAGATCCACGCTGTCGAAAATCGCCGCGGTCGTCACCGCGACCGCGCTGACGCTGACCCTGGCCGCGTGCGGCTCGGACGGCGGCTCGGCGACCACCCTGCGCGTCGGGACCCTGAGCGACGCCCCGCCGTCGATCTACCTGGAAAAAGGCCGGTTCACCGGCTACGACAACGAACTGCTGCGCGACATCGCGAAGCGTGAGGGGTTCGAGGTCGAGTTCGTCGGCACGGAGTTCTCCAGCCTGCTGGCCGGCGTCGCGACCGGCAAGTTCGACATCGGCAGTTCGACGATCTCCAGCACCGAGGCGCGCAAGAAGACGGTCGCGTTCTCCAACGGCTACAACACGGGCTTCACCACGATCGTCACGGCCAAGGGCGCGAACCTCAAGGACCCGGCGGCGTTCGCGGGCAAGCGTCTCGGCGTCGTCCAGGGGTCGGTGCAGGACGAGCTGGCGGGCAAGACCGCCGGCGCGCAGGTCGTCCGTTTCCCGGACTACAACGCGGGTTTCGCGCAGCTGAAGAACGGCACGCTCGACGGCTGGGTCGTCCCGCAGGACATCGGCCAGAAATACCTTGACCAGAACCCGGCGGTCCCGCTGGAGCTCGGCTACACGGTGGAAGACAAGGACACGCCGTCGGCGTTCGCGGTCGCGAAGAACAACCCTGACCTGCTGAAGAAGCTCAACGACGGCCTGGCGAAGGCGATCGCGGACGGTTCGGTGGCCCGCATCTACGCCCAGTTCTACAAGACGACACCGTTGTCGAAGGAACTCCAGCCGGGCGGCCCCGGTCTGCTCGTGAAGAACCTGTAG
- the purB gene encoding adenylosuccinate lyase, whose amino-acid sequence MTDKPRIPNVLAARYASAELVSLWSPEHKVVLERQLWLAVLKAQKDLGVEVPDGVVEDYERVIDEVDLESIAARERVTRHDVKARIEEFSDLAGQEHIHKGMTSRDLTENVEQLQLLRSLELVRTRVAAVLARLAALAVEHADTVMAGRSHNVAAQATTLGKRFATAADELLVAFDRLDNLIGRYPLRGIKGPVGTAQDMLDLLGDESTLDQLEDRVMQHLGFNQRFVSVGQVYPRSLDFDVLSTVVQLAAAPSSLAKTIRLMAGHELVTEGFKPGQVGSSAMPHKMNTRSCERVNGLAVVLRGYLSMIGELAGDQWNEGDVSDSVVRRVALPDAFFALDGLLETFLTVLAEFGAFPAVIERELDRYLPFLTTTKVLMASVRAGVGRETAHEAIKEHSVAVALEMREGRAVNDLLDRFAADERIPLDRGELDKLLADRISFTGTAGRQVEQVAERVAEVLRRFPAAAGYAPQPIL is encoded by the coding sequence GTGACGGACAAGCCCCGCATTCCGAACGTGCTCGCCGCCCGCTACGCCTCGGCGGAGCTGGTCTCGCTCTGGTCGCCGGAGCACAAGGTCGTCCTGGAGCGGCAGCTCTGGCTCGCCGTCCTCAAGGCGCAGAAGGACCTCGGCGTCGAGGTGCCCGACGGCGTCGTCGAGGACTACGAGCGCGTCATCGACGAGGTCGACCTCGAGTCGATCGCCGCCCGGGAGCGGGTCACCCGGCACGACGTCAAGGCGCGGATCGAGGAGTTCAGCGACCTCGCCGGCCAGGAGCACATCCACAAGGGCATGACCTCGCGCGACCTCACCGAGAACGTCGAGCAGCTGCAGCTGCTCCGTTCCCTCGAACTCGTGCGCACGCGCGTCGCCGCCGTGCTGGCGCGGCTGGCCGCCCTCGCCGTCGAGCACGCCGACACCGTCATGGCCGGCCGCTCGCACAACGTCGCCGCGCAGGCCACCACCCTCGGCAAGCGGTTCGCCACGGCGGCCGACGAGCTGCTCGTCGCCTTCGACCGGCTCGACAACCTCATCGGGCGCTACCCGCTGCGCGGCATCAAGGGCCCGGTCGGCACCGCGCAGGACATGCTCGACCTGCTCGGCGACGAGTCCACTTTGGACCAGCTCGAGGACCGCGTCATGCAGCACCTCGGCTTTAACCAGAGATTCGTCAGCGTCGGCCAGGTGTACCCGCGCTCGCTCGACTTCGACGTGCTGTCCACTGTGGTCCAGCTCGCGGCGGCGCCGTCCAGCCTGGCCAAGACGATCCGGCTGATGGCCGGGCACGAGCTGGTCACCGAGGGCTTCAAGCCCGGCCAGGTCGGCTCGTCCGCCATGCCGCACAAGATGAACACCCGCTCGTGCGAGCGCGTGAACGGCCTCGCCGTCGTGCTGCGCGGCTACCTCTCCATGATCGGTGAGCTGGCCGGCGACCAGTGGAACGAGGGCGACGTCTCCGACTCGGTCGTCCGCCGCGTCGCGCTGCCGGACGCGTTCTTCGCGCTCGACGGCCTGCTGGAGACGTTCCTCACGGTGCTGGCCGAGTTCGGTGCCTTCCCGGCGGTGATCGAGCGTGAGCTTGATCGCTACCTCCCGTTCCTCACCACGACGAAGGTGCTCATGGCTTCGGTCCGCGCGGGCGTCGGACGTGAGACGGCCCACGAAGCCATCAAGGAGCACTCCGTCGCCGTCGCACTGGAGATGCGGGAAGGCCGCGCCGTGAACGACCTCCTCGACCGCTTCGCCGCCGACGAGCGCATCCCGCTCGACCGCGGTGAGCTGGACAAGCTCCTCGCCGACCGCATCTCGTTCACCGGCACGGCCGGGCGTCAGGTCGAGCAGGTGGCCGAGCGCGTGGCCGAGGTACTGCGGCGGTTCCCCGCGGCCGCGGGCTATGCGCCGCAACCGATCCTGTGA
- a CDS encoding DUF4380 domain-containing protein — MVTWLDRGDLRLGLVPELGGRLLSVRYRGVELLWRNADLLDDDLLADYAPNSGRMGDWVNYGGDKTWPAPQGWSGPGEWAGPPDPVLDSGPYTAVRDGDTVTMTSAPDPRTGLRFTRAVTILDDGYRLDLRAENVSERVVRWALWNVTQLPGGGAVTAGLRRPDVVALVAGTGTPEYTVDGDRLVVPPQDVVGKLGVPGTAGWVTYGALTLSFDVDPAGEYPDQGSPLEIWLEHPLPEPLAELGDLDPPARIVELEVLGPLTVLAPGAAMSLTCTGIVRA; from the coding sequence ATGGTGACCTGGCTCGACCGCGGCGACCTGCGGCTCGGCCTGGTCCCGGAGCTCGGCGGCCGGCTGCTGTCGGTGCGGTACCGCGGCGTCGAGTTGCTGTGGCGCAACGCCGATCTGCTCGACGACGACCTGCTCGCGGACTACGCGCCGAACTCCGGCCGGATGGGCGACTGGGTCAACTACGGCGGCGACAAGACGTGGCCGGCGCCCCAGGGCTGGTCCGGCCCGGGCGAGTGGGCGGGTCCGCCCGACCCGGTCCTCGACTCCGGCCCGTACACCGCCGTGCGGGACGGCGACACGGTGACCATGACCAGCGCGCCGGACCCGCGCACCGGCCTGCGGTTCACCCGCGCGGTCACGATCCTCGACGACGGCTACCGGCTGGACCTGCGCGCGGAGAACGTGTCGGAGCGGGTGGTGCGCTGGGCGCTGTGGAACGTGACCCAGCTGCCCGGCGGCGGGGCGGTCACCGCGGGACTCCGGCGGCCCGACGTGGTCGCGCTGGTCGCCGGGACCGGCACCCCGGAGTACACAGTGGACGGTGATCGGCTGGTCGTGCCACCCCAGGACGTCGTCGGCAAGCTCGGCGTGCCGGGGACCGCGGGCTGGGTGACCTACGGCGCGTTGACGCTCTCCTTCGACGTCGACCCCGCGGGCGAGTACCCGGACCAGGGCTCGCCGCTGGAGATCTGGCTGGAGCACCCGCTCCCGGAGCCGCTCGCGGAGCTGGGTGACCTGGATCCGCCCGCGCGGATCGTCGAGCTGGAGGTGCTCGGCCCGCTGACCGTGCTCGCCCCGGGTGCTGCGATGAGCCTGACCTGCACAGGTATCGTGAGGGCGTGA
- the dgoD gene encoding galactonate dehydratase, producing MKITGVETFLVAPRWLFLKVSTDEGISGWGEPVVEGRAETVRAAVHELSELLIGQDPLRIEDHWQVLRRGGFYRGGPVLSSALAGFDHALWDIAGKVRNAPVHELLGGPVRDRIRVYSWVGGDRPSGIREAVSAQVEAGFTAVKMNVAGPLTAIASPADVTAAIARAWEAREVLGPHRDLAIDFHGRVSPAMARRLVKLLEDVQPMFVEEPVLPETQGDALRSVVEASTVPIAVGERLYSRWEFKPVLDAGVAVVQPDPSHAGGISELRRIGALAEMYGASLAPHCPLGPISLAASMQVAFATPNFLIQEQSVGMHYHEGHEHAYLTDPSVFAFQDGYAARPLGPGLGIEVDEAAVRRADEVGHAWRSPVWRHEDGGLAEW from the coding sequence GTGAAGATCACCGGGGTTGAAACGTTTCTGGTCGCGCCGCGCTGGCTGTTCCTCAAGGTCAGCACGGACGAGGGCATCAGCGGCTGGGGTGAGCCCGTGGTCGAGGGCCGCGCGGAGACCGTGCGCGCGGCCGTGCACGAGCTGTCCGAGCTGCTGATCGGCCAGGACCCGCTGCGCATCGAGGACCATTGGCAGGTGCTGCGCCGCGGCGGCTTCTACCGCGGCGGGCCGGTGCTCTCCAGCGCGCTCGCCGGGTTCGACCACGCGCTGTGGGACATCGCCGGCAAGGTCCGCAACGCGCCGGTGCACGAGCTGCTCGGCGGCCCGGTCCGCGACCGCATCCGGGTCTACAGCTGGGTCGGCGGCGACCGGCCGTCCGGCATCCGCGAGGCCGTGTCCGCGCAGGTCGAGGCGGGGTTCACGGCGGTGAAGATGAACGTCGCCGGCCCGTTGACCGCGATCGCGTCGCCCGCCGATGTCACTGCCGCCATCGCCCGCGCCTGGGAGGCCCGGGAGGTGCTCGGCCCGCACCGTGACCTCGCGATCGACTTTCACGGCCGCGTCTCGCCCGCGATGGCACGGCGGCTGGTGAAGCTGCTCGAAGACGTCCAGCCGATGTTCGTCGAGGAGCCGGTGCTGCCGGAGACCCAGGGCGACGCGCTGCGCTCGGTCGTCGAGGCTTCGACCGTGCCGATCGCGGTCGGCGAGCGGCTCTACTCGCGCTGGGAGTTCAAGCCGGTGCTCGACGCGGGCGTGGCGGTGGTCCAGCCCGACCCGTCGCACGCCGGCGGCATCTCCGAGCTGCGGCGGATCGGCGCGCTCGCCGAGATGTACGGCGCTTCGCTCGCGCCGCACTGCCCGCTGGGGCCGATCTCGCTGGCCGCGTCGATGCAGGTCGCGTTCGCGACGCCGAACTTCCTGATCCAGGAACAGAGCGTCGGCATGCACTACCACGAGGGTCACGAACACGCGTACCTCACGGATCCGTCCGTCTTCGCCTTCCAGGACGGCTACGCGGCCCGCCCGCTCGGGCCCGGTCTCGGCATCGAGGTCGACGAAGCGGCCGTCCGCCGCGCCGACGAGGTCGGGCACGCCTGGCGCTCCCCGGTGTGGCGCCACGAAGACGGCGGTCTCGCCGAATGGTGA
- a CDS encoding SDR family NAD(P)-dependent oxidoreductase: MSTRTAVVTGAASGIGLATARKLLDDGYRVLGVDIAELPDGVTPIRGSVSDETTWADIGEVDALVSNAYVPSTGPLHEIDLAEWQRQLDVNLTGTYLALKACLPSLRKRGGAVVLVSSVHAHFGLPGHPAYAASKGALVALARQLAVEYAPDVRVNSVLPGPVLTEAWSRISPEDRERSARATPAGRLGDPAEVANVIAFLLSDAASFVTGAELTVDGGWSAAKDSA; the protein is encoded by the coding sequence ATGTCCACGCGTACCGCGGTGGTGACCGGAGCGGCATCCGGGATCGGGCTGGCGACGGCCCGGAAGCTGCTCGACGACGGCTACCGCGTGCTGGGCGTGGACATCGCCGAACTCCCCGACGGCGTCACGCCGATCCGGGGATCGGTCAGCGACGAAACGACCTGGGCGGACATCGGTGAGGTGGACGCCCTGGTCAGCAACGCCTACGTGCCGAGCACCGGGCCGCTGCACGAGATCGATCTCGCCGAGTGGCAGCGGCAGCTCGACGTCAACCTGACCGGCACGTACCTCGCCCTGAAGGCCTGCCTGCCCTCTCTGCGAAAGAGGGGTGGCGCGGTCGTGCTGGTTTCGTCGGTGCACGCGCACTTCGGCCTGCCGGGGCATCCCGCGTACGCCGCGAGCAAGGGCGCGCTGGTCGCGCTGGCCCGGCAGCTCGCCGTCGAATACGCCCCGGACGTGCGGGTCAACTCCGTGCTGCCGGGGCCGGTGCTCACCGAAGCCTGGAGCCGCATCTCGCCGGAGGACCGCGAACGCAGCGCCCGCGCGACGCCGGCGGGGCGCCTCGGCGACCCCGCGGAGGTGGCGAACGTGATCGCGTTCCTGCTCTCGGACGCCGCGTCGTTCGTCACCGGAGCCGAGTTGACCGTCGACGGCGGCTGGTCCGCCGCCAAGGATTCCGCGTAG
- a CDS encoding glycoside hydrolase family 27 protein, whose translation MLLKRTLAVVAAIAATFAAVPAYATPAVDQGAPDYYDSGVAKTPYMGWNTYYGLGAPSEASVKSVADFLVSSGLRDAGYRYVWIDGGWTAPDPRDAQGNLREDPAKFPGGLSTLVDYLHGKGLKAGIYTDAGASDGKNCAAGSGGYYEQDTKRFASWKFDAVKVDFLCGIAQNLKPAEAFTQFSQALAKAGRPMVLNVCNPVTDEWGTPHGPDQVAGIAYSYGPLVADSWRTSTDIAFGTPYEGIWKDVLRNMDANAAHPEANGPGHYNDPDYLIPMRKTEQGTYELNEEESTTQFVMWAEMASPLILGSDPRTLPASMLKTLKNPEIVGVNQDRLGIQGVRVATSGSTDTYSKVLDRDGDRAVVLLNRGEAPTQMTLNFADAGLQGRVSVRDLRARADRGSATGSYSVTVPAHGTAFLRLHGTDLVPGDDLGGTASASPAIVRTGGKTVTFFRDQGGSLQVKGLDGPRQVGGRFLGQPAAVATPKGIDVYVRGLDNALYQRSYTKKWGDWKRLGGTLTDSPSVTTEGTVFARGADGQVWQRTSAGQWSGLGAPGGKPIYGRPGAATSTSGTVVAVRTADDSVWVRTKTGGTWSDWTGIGGTVSSSPTLVAAGAKVALTASASDYSLWANEWSGSWAGWFKRPDYPSGSIVGTLGAASDGASLWFAARGPDDHVHVAKF comes from the coding sequence ATGCTCTTGAAGAGAACCCTCGCGGTGGTCGCCGCGATCGCCGCCACCTTCGCGGCGGTACCCGCGTACGCGACCCCGGCCGTGGACCAAGGCGCTCCCGACTACTACGACAGCGGGGTCGCGAAAACCCCGTACATGGGCTGGAACACCTACTACGGCCTGGGCGCGCCCAGCGAGGCGTCGGTGAAGTCCGTCGCGGACTTCCTCGTCTCCAGCGGCTTGCGTGACGCCGGATACCGCTACGTCTGGATCGACGGCGGCTGGACCGCGCCCGATCCGCGCGACGCACAGGGGAACCTCCGCGAGGACCCCGCCAAATTCCCAGGTGGACTGTCCACTTTGGTCGACTACCTGCACGGCAAGGGCCTCAAGGCCGGCATCTACACCGACGCGGGCGCCTCCGACGGCAAGAACTGCGCGGCCGGCTCCGGCGGCTACTACGAACAGGACACCAAGCGCTTCGCGAGCTGGAAGTTCGACGCCGTCAAGGTCGACTTCCTCTGCGGCATCGCCCAGAACCTCAAGCCCGCCGAAGCGTTCACGCAGTTCAGCCAGGCCCTCGCCAAGGCGGGCCGTCCGATGGTGCTCAACGTCTGCAACCCGGTCACCGACGAGTGGGGCACCCCGCACGGGCCCGACCAGGTCGCCGGTATCGCCTACAGCTACGGCCCGCTCGTCGCCGACTCCTGGCGCACCAGCACCGACATCGCGTTCGGTACGCCGTACGAGGGCATCTGGAAAGACGTCCTGCGCAACATGGACGCCAACGCCGCGCACCCCGAGGCGAACGGGCCGGGCCACTACAACGACCCCGACTACCTCATCCCGATGCGCAAGACCGAGCAGGGCACCTACGAGCTGAACGAGGAGGAGTCGACCACCCAGTTCGTCATGTGGGCGGAGATGGCCTCCCCGCTGATCCTCGGCTCCGACCCGCGCACGCTGCCCGCGTCGATGCTCAAGACGCTGAAGAACCCGGAGATCGTCGGCGTCAACCAGGACCGCCTCGGCATCCAGGGCGTCCGCGTCGCGACCAGCGGCAGCACCGACACCTACAGCAAGGTCCTCGACCGGGACGGCGACCGCGCGGTGGTCCTGCTCAACCGCGGTGAGGCCCCCACGCAGATGACGCTGAACTTCGCCGATGCCGGGCTCCAGGGGCGAGTGTCCGTTCGCGACCTCCGCGCCCGGGCCGACCGCGGCAGCGCCACCGGCTCGTACTCGGTCACGGTCCCCGCGCACGGCACCGCGTTCCTCCGCCTGCACGGCACCGACCTCGTCCCGGGCGACGACCTCGGCGGCACCGCGTCGGCGAGCCCGGCGATCGTCCGCACCGGCGGCAAGACCGTGACGTTCTTCCGCGACCAGGGCGGATCCCTGCAGGTCAAGGGCCTCGACGGACCGCGTCAGGTCGGCGGCAGGTTCCTCGGCCAGCCCGCCGCGGTCGCCACCCCGAAGGGCATCGACGTCTACGTCCGCGGCCTCGACAACGCTCTCTACCAGCGCAGTTACACGAAGAAGTGGGGCGACTGGAAGCGGCTCGGCGGCACGCTCACCGACTCGCCGTCCGTCACCACCGAGGGAACCGTTTTCGCGAGAGGCGCCGACGGCCAGGTCTGGCAGCGGACCAGTGCCGGTCAGTGGTCCGGTCTCGGCGCACCCGGCGGCAAGCCGATCTACGGCCGTCCCGGCGCGGCGACGTCCACCAGCGGCACGGTCGTCGCGGTCCGCACGGCTGACGACAGCGTCTGGGTCCGCACGAAGACCGGCGGCACCTGGTCGGACTGGACCGGCATCGGCGGCACGGTCAGCAGCAGCCCGACGCTCGTCGCGGCCGGCGCGAAGGTCGCGCTCACCGCGTCCGCGAGCGACTACTCGCTGTGGGCCAACGAGTGGTCCGGTTCGTGGGCCGGCTGGTTCAAGCGGCCGGACTACCCGAGCGGGAGCATCGTGGGAACCCTCGGCGCGGCGTCCGACGGCGCGTCGCTGTGGTTCGCCGCCCGCGGGCCGGACGACCATGTCCACGTAGCCAAGTTCTAG